The Euwallacea similis isolate ESF13 chromosome 18, ESF131.1, whole genome shotgun sequence sequence ATGAAAACCTCCCTCCCCCTTGTTTCAGGTAAGAACTGAACAttctttctaatttaaaactgGAATGTTATGTTGGAAGAAATGTCATGCCACATCTCAGGTGCTGCATGacataaaactgaaaatttcatcacgctttttccttgaaaaattATCTGCAGCCATTTTCTCTTGACTAACCAGAAggtatttttctataaatacaaaaaacaggATTAGtgtcacaaaaataaattccctGCTTGTAGGCACGAGCAGCAACCGTTATGCTTGCTTCCACACAGCAGACTGACTGTTCGCAAGTTAGATGTAAATGACCccctttcaaaaaattgccaaTGCTTTCTTACTTCGTTTTCgtgtaacattttttacctAAGCTGACGCCCATTGTACTTGGCCAAAAGccaatttaattgaaactgGTTAATTATTTCAGTGACATTTATTGTCATGGCCGGTTACTCGACACTATTcaaatggcaaaaatttatGAAGATTCAAAGACTTTTGTGGATATGAAAATGAAGTATTCACCCAACGAAACTATGGCAAAATTCGATTTATTCATGCTAGACTATAAGGAAAAAAAGCCTACGAGAGAAGAGGTGAAGAAGTTTGTAGAGGTAAATTTTGAGCCTGTGGGACAAGAGTTCGAAGATTGGGACCCGAAAGATTGGAAAGCGCATCCAGCCTTTTTGAACAAAATCCAGGATGAGGAGTTTCGAAGCTGGGCCAAGAAACTGAACgatatatggaaaattttggGCCGAAAAATGAAGGATGAAGTGAAAGTTCACAAAGACCGTTACAGTATTATTTGGGTTCCTAATCCCGTCATCGTTCCGGGGGGAAGATTTCGGGAGTTTTACTACTGGGATACATATTGGATTGTGCAAGGACTGTTGCTCTCTGAAATGCACGAGACTGTGAAaggaattttagaaaattttttgtacaTAGTAGATCACTACGGACATATTCCCAACGGTGGCAGAGTGTACTATCTAGCCCGCTCTCATCCACCACTCATGGTTCCTATGATTAAATCTTATTATGAATACACTGGAGACAAGGATTTCCTCAAAAAACACTTGCCAACTATGGAAAAGGAGTTTGACTTCTGGATGACTTACCATACGAAAGTAGTGAATATGGACGGGAAAAACTACACCCTGGCGTATTACGGGGACAGATCTCAAGGGCCTAGACCGGAATCTTATTCTGAAGATGTGGAAAGCGCTGTAATTTTCAAAGAGCAAAGCAAGAAGGAAAGTTATTACTCCGAACTCAAAGCAGCTGCAGAGTCTGGCTGGGATTTTTCCAGTAGGTGGTTTATCACTAATTCGACAAATAAAGGTAAGATCGTGCCTAATCA is a genomic window containing:
- the LOC136414879 gene encoding trehalase-like isoform X2 — protein: MLQRYCCVTSVTLCVVILVNFSQIVRCGGDYENLPPPCFSDIYCHGRLLDTIQMAKIYEDSKTFVDMKMKYSPNETMAKFDLFMLDYKEKKPTREEVKKFVEVNFEPVGQEFEDWDPKDWKAHPAFLNKIQDEEFRSWAKKLNDIWKILGRKMKDEVKVHKDRYSIIWVPNPVIVPGGRFREFYYWDTYWIVQGLLLSEMHETVKGILENFLYIVDHYGHIPNGGRVYYLARSHPPLMVPMIKSYYEYTGDKDFLKKHLPTMEKEFDFWMTYHTKVVNMDGKNYTLAYYGDRSQGPRPESYSEDVESAVIFKEQSKKESYYSELKAAAESGWDFSSRWFITNSTNKGNLTNIKARSIVPVDLNAMIYWNAVLLAEFNGMFGNDDKMRYYNQISQDWIVATTAVLWHEEIGTWLDYDIQNQVKRDYFYPTNIAPLWTGCYNKSENEKIVRNVLKYLQNKNIQYPGGVPSSVEHTGEQWDYPNAWPPLQHIMIVGLNNTGDEFAVRLAFELAELWVRSNYKAFKDTDAMYEKYDSTVFGGGGGGGEYEVQLGFGWSNGVIMDLLYRYSDMLTVDDPPLPDASSSVQEARVSSSGISSITTALIALLVSLSAGFIG